Within Bombus fervidus isolate BK054 chromosome 3, iyBomFerv1, whole genome shotgun sequence, the genomic segment ATGTAGGTACCGTgacgtatttattttataattagatCTTCTCTCTCTATCACGAACTACAAAAAAAGGCGTGTATTTAACCGTCTTAGATTAAAACTTAGATGAACGTGGATAAGCGAAAGTCCGCAGGGATAAAAGGATATCGTTAAAGCAACCTCGGCGTTATAGTATTCCGTCTAACGTATCCGAGCAACGATCTCTAAAAACAAAGGGATCAGAAAGCAAAAGAAGGGCTTGGCCAACCCCACATTGCGCCACCCGAGGCTTTTATTCAGTTACACATTCATAAGTGATACAAAGAGTTAGTACAGGGACTTTTAACGAGGGGTGAATAAAACCGAGTTTTCCCGTGTCCCTCTTAATTAAAAGTAGGTACTTCGTAAAAGTGCCACTgcaaaaattaatgattttacTTGTCAGAAATGTAGAATGTACCACAATCAGAAGTATCCTTCAAAGTTGGAAGTCGGTTTGATTTGAGAAACAACGGTCATATCTTTTCCATAGCTAAACCAACATCTAGTGAATCTAGGTGTTAAACGTGTGACTTATGCTTACTAAATTGCTAATTAAGTATCAATGGAAAAATAACGGTACATTCATCGCTATCCTCGTTTGGCCATGATCGTATCATCGACCCTGCCAGATATTTCAAAGCTGCTTTAGacagaatttaaattttaagaaataagaGGAACAAACACTAcaaaaaactaaaagtattaaaacatCGTTTGTTCGAAGCAATTTCTTACCCGCCGCGTTATATCGGAAACAGCGCGTACGATGGAACATTTTTGCTTTCGATAACAGCCTCGTGTTTTCTATTAATCTCTTAATCGCATGTTatagataaagaaaaaaggaagcgGGCGTTCTATCTCTGAGATGTTTGTTGTACGCTCACGTGTTGTCTAATACGTTATTTACGCAGCGAGTTTCTCACCGTTTCTGGTACGGTTCGCGCCGAGGGCTAATACCCCTTACGCACGACCAGTTCGTAGCTGCTAATTATCGTCGCGTGTTGACCCTGAGAGAGTTGCAGCGAACGATAAGAGGCAACAACCGGGGCAAGTTAATCGGGGCCAATGGGATAGCGAAGAGGGGAACACgcgaggaaaggaaaggagtCAAGGCGAGGCTGCAGTCGTTGCACTCGTTAGAATTTGTTCAGTCGATTGGAAGGTACATATACCGGTCACGAGAGATTGTTACACTTCAATTGGATGATTTGGACATGATTCGAAAAATGCGACGATACTTTAATTCGCAAGATTGACGTACAAAAAGtttacaaatttcttaaaaGAGTGCCGCCACATATTCGACAAAAATCCATGCGGACAACTATAATTTTTGTACGCACAGTTTATTAATTGTATACACAACAAACAAAACATGGTTCACGATAGCGAAGTAAAACACATCTCGTGGTCAGCTGGGAACGAGAACGACTTCCTGCAATAACAATTCCATTACTCATCCAACTCATGATAAATGTCTCTTTCGATCGTTTGTAACGATCTGCTCGTATGTCGTCTTCCTcctaaaaagaaggaaaagaagaagaagaagaagaagaagaagaagagaaacgaagaaaaagcaaaaggaggaaaaaggaaacggaATTTTCGTACACCGTTCACTCGGTATTTCCGCGTCGTCTCGGTCAAGGGTAATTTAACGCGAAATTAACGACTTTGACCGTAACGTTTACACGAAAATATCACCGGTGCACACAGTATGCTTAATTACGAACTTTCCGACAAGATTTCAGAATCATTAGCATTTCAATTAACTCGTGTTTCAATTAATCGAAGCACGTTCCGTCGCCGATATCGGCGTCGTTCGATCGGTGTCCGGGTTTGCAAAATGAAAAGATCAAGTTGGGCGAGCACGTTAGATGGGTTGCACTAATGTGCAACCCCTGAAAGATCGAATATTCATTCCGCTAACGACTTTCGATACCTGCAGAGAGGATGTGTTCGCGCACAAAGAGCGTCGAGTGTCGTCTTTGCACTCGAGCCTACTCCGTTGCAAATTACTTCCCGGCTCGTTCCGACTGTTCCACGAATCGAAACCACGACCATCCGCGCGTTTCTTCCTGACGCGATACAAACATTTGTGCTCCTTCGATGAATCGAAGAAGCTATCGACTACATTGTTATATCTTTATTACATCTTTTCTTGTTTTAGTACTAGTTCTAAACTGAATACTACGATTTTGGATAGGAAATATGAaaggaagaatatttttctttgcgCCAACTATAAATAATCTCAAATTAATCACCAGATATATGTAGTTATTGAAATGTGTGATTGTTGCAGGTCTTTAGAAAGCGGTGAGTGATCTTTGAAGGGAAGGTAAAAGGCATCTGAAAAGAAAATGCCGCTTCCAAAGCGACTGGTGGAACCGGTGCTCGTCGCACGCGGTACTATTCCCGAGAATTTTCCTCTGCCCTCGGAGTTAGAGGCTGTAACGAATGGCACGCTGGCCAACACGATCAGGCAATTGTCTAGTCTGTCCAGGCACGCCGAGGATTTGTTCGGTGAGCTCGCGAGGGAGGCTCATGGCTTGAGCGATAGGGCCAACTCCTTGCAGGCCAGGATAGATCGACTAGCTGTGAAAGTTACTCAGCTTGACAGTAACGTCGAAGAAGGTTCGTTAATTACCTGATTAATTAGGCAGCCTATGATTAATCCTTTAACACCGTATTAGGAACGACATGATCCAAGcatagaataaaatacatgtacatagacatatcatttttctttaaaagacGTGGTATATAGGCATgttgtgtaaaaaaaaaaaaaaaaaaaaaaaaaaggaagaaacagtgtaagaaatttattattgcatatttgttgtaaatttgcaaaatgcattatcgttataatttttcgttCCAGTCTCGTTACAAGATATACACATGAGGAAAGCGTTCAAGAGTTCAGTGGTGTTCGACCAACAAGTTGTTTCCAGGGACACCATGCCAACGGCGATGTTAGAAACTTATCATCAATGTGACACACCACCGCCTCTTGATAAACTTAATGTTTATAGGTACTTCAGTCTTTTTAACTATATTAGtatatagttttatattatataactataattttttataattataatttgaagtaatttttatcaaacacAATTTCCGGTATTATTTGAGATCCAATTTGAAGTTtattaagtttaattaaaaatattagaaactattaaaatataaaagcttccaaaaaatattaaaaactccTATTATCTCCTTATAGggagaaaaatttattgttattgctAAGAAAGATATCTGATTGTCTTGTttatttagtgaaacaaaacTAATTGGTTATCTTATTTAGCAGGTACCGTGTAAgtagaaaaaatacaaaacatcTTGAAATGTGCGCAAAAAATTTACCTATTACGATATTAGAGCTTCAGATTCTTGTGTAAAATattagttttttaaataatgcaAAAGTAATTTGTACAATaggtaaaagataaaatacaaacgaataaaattctatgTCGATTTTAGAGAGGACGGTAAGGATGGACTGAAATTTTACACAGATCCGAATTATTTCTTCGATCTCTGGAGTCAGGAAATGCTCAAGGATACGGAAAAGAAATTACACGATCGAGGGAAAAAGGTAAGAAAATTTTTGCCTCCTTTCCACTTTGTTATATATACGTGCACCTCGATTttctcctttatttatttatttttttttttttttgttcttagACACAGGATAAGACTGTTCTTGAATTATGTTATTCTTTTagtatttatggaaaatataatcaaaatatattatgcaCATGTGATTAACTAACACTTTTCGAGGTGCGCTGTAACACGATACAATAGttcttttttctacttttatatGCTAACATACATGCGATTCTAACGATTGAAAATGTCCCCTTCGTTATAGACCGAGTCTGAATATGCCGAACCGTTCAGAGAGGCAAGTCGATGGTTTGGATCTTTGTAGTTTTTTTATTACCCTTATCCAGTTCTAATGAATTATCGATCGCCAACCACTCACTCATACATAATAAAGCTCACTTCTTTGTGGATTTTCATTAACCGACCTTTTTGCGCTGATAGAGATTGCGCTGATAGATGCTCGCTTTGAAAGTTTGTAGTTTACATTGCTAGGATTAGCCAATGACATCAAACCAAACACGTTCTGTAATGTTCGTCCTTggcaaagaattttttattgcgTAGACCGAATGATACGTTTGTTTCTTATGTGACTTTCTctcttatttctcttttctttaaattcaaataagaATTTCCGTTCTAAGTTTTCATTTCCATAACTTTCTTTCACATGCAAGTTTATTGGTTTAAAAACGACGTTCAATCTACGCAGAAGAATCCTTGTCTGGCACCCCTGTTTCTGTAAGACAAATTGTTTGTCAAAGTCGAATAGTTCGTTTCACAACCATGTCACTTTGTCGATCACTTTGTAATGTCGTTTTGTGCCAGTCATGCAACTTTTGGATGTACTGAATAGAAGTCTATCATTATCATTCATCGAGCCATCTTGTAATATCGATACGAAGTCTCACGATCTCTGATCATTTcaggattatttttatttttgatttgtCATATTTCACGTTgtaggaaataaaattgtgGACACGTTAGAAGCAGCTTCTCAAACCTTCAATTGATATGTATAAAAAACATTCAATCTGAAATGTTTAATACGATATACAgtaaactttcttttatctGTCTTCACTTTAATCGATCAATATTTTCTTGGATAGATAACGAAGCTTCGTAAAGAAAATCACTACTTTTATTTCCTACAAATCTTCTCGTGTCCAGTGGTTGATCCtgttttttctaaaaatttgaaacaaacttGAAAGTATGCTAgtagattataaaatatcttgcaTAACTTAAGCATACGATAAAACAAATACTGGATCAAGCATTGAGTCATATCTGATTGATAAATTAAGCTTGTCTTGCACTTTTGCTGTTACTCTGCAATAAGGCAGCCatttaatatagaatttttaccGTGCAGCCTCATAGGCCTCGGAACGAgggtggtggtggtggcggtggCAGGCATAAGAAGCGTATAAGGCAACCGCATAATACGAGAGAAAGGCAAAGACAGTTAGCCGTTGGTCATGGCGAGTACATTATGCCAACGCAAGGTGTTCAATACAGAGCACCTCACAATATACCTGATGAATCGTTACTGGGAATGGTGATGACCGAACCACGGCCACCTAGGCCAAACAGCATTGAACTTAGACGAAGTTATCCACCGGAGGAACAACACCTGTACAGTCCTCCTTCTTCCGATCATTATAGGTTCGTAATTTTCTACAATGATCGTGAGAAGTGTTTGATCGATGCAACAGTTTGTTTGTTCCTACACATGAAAATCTTTATCGAATGCTTTCTCTTGCTACTTATGACTTTTCTGTGTAGATTATACAATACTGAAATATTACAGCGTTATTGGAAAATgggatttctatatttctgaaaattgatcttttcttttctttttgaaaaCAGGGTGGCAAATTACGTGGCTCAGGGCTATGAAGACAACTTGTACGGCTCACATTATGGCACAGGTCAAGGGCAAGCGGGTAGCGAAACGTACCAGAGTCCTGGTGGTCAAAGTACTCCAAGCAGAAGTGGTAGATCACGACCATCGCAACCACCACCAGCTCCGCCAAGCAATACTTCTAGCAATTCGACACCTACTGTAGCCTCTGCTAACAATACTCCAACACGAGGAAGATCGATGAGTACTGGTAGAGATACTCTACCACCACCACCTCCGCCTCCTGGTGAAACCATGTCCTCTCCTCCTATGAATGGTAATTacgttaatatttatattcaatacCGTCATATCGCAAAAAGGGTCAAGATTTTTGAAGAGTATCTTCGAGTTTCATCTAATCGGTTTGAGGTTGCGAACCGGTTCAATTGAAATTAAGTTTTAGATTGAAGACATTTAAACTATCATTAGAGAGTACGAGattcaaacatttatttttattaagttactaactaattaattttcttaattatttatttcaggtTCAATACCGTCACATCTACTGAATAGGAACGGAAGTCGTTCAAATAGTCCGCTACCCAGTCATCACTCTACGCCTACTCCTCCAAATCATTCGACACAAATAGGAACAGATGAgaccgaccctgctccgcaaGACTTGCCACCTCCACCTCCGACTCCTGATCCCACACCACCTAGACCTATTTCTCCACCGTGTAATATTCCACCTCCACCTCCGCCACCTCCGCCACCGCCTGTTGCTAACGGACCATCGCCCCCTGTGCCATTGACCAATGGCGATATTGCTAAAATGATAGCAACTAACCCACCCAAGTTGAAACCCCTGAAACCTTTGAAGAACATTGTGGATGGACAATTGAGGAAGCCTGTTAATCCGAACATCCCCCTCGTCGATCCGCGGAATGATCTACTTAAAGCAATTAGAGATGGTAATTACCTTATTATCATTCGGATAATCAATATTAACTCATTATTcctatttgttttatatgatagatttataatagatataatttGCTCTAAATGCtagatttatttaactttattttagCTTACTTACAATCTTTCAATAAaacttttacgatataacgttacactttgaatttaaaaggattaaaattaatacagTTTGCTAAATATACCACGATTAAAAATCTATTCATTCTTCcaggaataaaattacgtaaaGTAGAGAAGATTGAACAGAAGGAAGTGGAACGCGTGAACGCATTGAACGATGTCGCATCCATATTGGCACGACGCGTTGCTGTGGAGTTCAGCGACAGTGACTCAGCATCGGAGAGCGAATGCGATAGCGAGGGATGGGGCGAGCAGGAAACGAATCTCGCGTGACCCAGCTCACTTCCCTCTACCGCAACTGCCtcatagaaaaatggctgacgattctttcgtttcgttcgttttcaaCGAAAGTTCCAATTCTGTTGCTCGTCGGACAAGCAACACGCTTTGTTTGCGCATAGATGTCGAATAGAAATAACATGATCCGATGATTGATGTAATTGGTGTATAACGAAGAGGCACTTAATTtgaaagtagaaagaaaacCAGCGAATTTCGTTGCTCAAGAGAGCATACAAACACGAATTATTATAAGTAATATCGTTAAAAGTGTAACTGTGTAGTGTTATAACAgtggttatttttattatacaccATTTGTCACTTTTAACAAGaatattctcttttttgtcacgaataaatatttaataattttttttttgtattaactaaataaaaagaaatttgttttcgcGTTAATTACAAGCTCAATTTATAGCATTTATCTATCTGAAGATTATGATAGAGAGAAACATTCAGCTTTTCTCAGACGATTCTAGGAATCGTCAGCCAGatctttaatttattgaaGGAGAGTCTACAAAGTGCATGTAATAAGAGTTTAAGAGTTCGTgtaaatttagaatatttttgagGAGCTATATAAAATACACTTTTCCTTTACCTACAGACGCTTCCACTTTGTTTTACTGTTACAAATAAAAGTATGAAAGtttacgaaatatatatatatataaatgcatGTTTTTTTCGATTCTCCGATCTTTAAGCAGAATTCAACGAACGTACAGCAAATTATCTCGAGTAGTATAAAGGACAGCGAGCGAAGAAGATACGCACATGAAACGATTTCCTATCATTGCTCGATGTCGATCATAGAGGAAGTGATTTCTTTCGGACACATTCCATGATAATATCAATACCGTATAACGGAATAAATTTGAGTTTTCATTTCAGAGATCCGATCGTCCACGTTGCTATGACGATATGTGTAAGTCCTTACCTAAGACAAGCAACTGTTCTATATGTGTTATAATGCATTGCTCCTGAAAATGTGTATTGTACGTAAACTAAACCAAATTCAAAGCTAATACTTTTGTTCTCATTTTCGTGTTTAAGCCTGTAAAATACCTGTATCTTAAATGTTTTTGTATGCTTGTCTACTAGATAGGTATATGTATGCGCGCTCTAT encodes:
- the Scar gene encoding wiskott-Aldrich syndrome protein family member 3 SCAR isoform X1, which translates into the protein MPLPKRLVEPVLVARGTIPENFPLPSELEAVTNGTLANTIRQLSSLSRHAEDLFGELAREAHGLSDRANSLQARIDRLAVKVTQLDSNVEEVSLQDIHMRKAFKSSVVFDQQVVSRDTMPTAMLETYHQCDTPPPLDKLNVYREDGKDGLKFYTDPNYFFDLWSQEMLKDTEKKLHDRGKKTESEYAEPFREPHRPRNEGGGGGGGRHKKRIRQPHNTRERQRQLAVGHGEYIMPTQGVQYRAPHNIPDESLLGMVMTEPRPPRPNSIELRRSYPPEEQHLYSPPSSDHYRVANYVAQGYEDNLYGSHYGTGQGQAGSETYQSPGGQSTPSRSGRSRPSQPPPAPPSNTSSNSTPTVASANNTPTRGRSMSTGRDTLPPPPPPPGETMSSPPMNGSIPSHLLNRNGSRSNSPLPSHHSTPTPPNHSTQIGTDETDPAPQDLPPPPPTPDPTPPRPISPPCNIPPPPPPPPPPPVANGPSPPVPLTNGDIAKMIATNPPKLKPLKPLKNIVDGQLRKPVNPNIPLVDPRNDLLKAIRDGIKLRKVEKIEQKEVERVNALNDVASILARRVAVEFSDSDSASESECDSEGWGEQETNLA
- the Scar gene encoding wiskott-Aldrich syndrome protein family member 3 SCAR isoform X2, with protein sequence MPLPKRLVEPVLVARGTIPENFPLPSELEAVTNGTLANTIRQLSSLSRHAEDLFGELAREAHGLSDRANSLQARIDRLAVKVTQLDSNVEEVSLQDIHMRKAFKSSVVFDQQVVSRDTMPTAMLETYHQCDTPPPLDKLNVYREDGKDGLKFYTDPNYFFDLWSQEMLKDTEKKLHDRGKKPHRPRNEGGGGGGGRHKKRIRQPHNTRERQRQLAVGHGEYIMPTQGVQYRAPHNIPDESLLGMVMTEPRPPRPNSIELRRSYPPEEQHLYSPPSSDHYRVANYVAQGYEDNLYGSHYGTGQGQAGSETYQSPGGQSTPSRSGRSRPSQPPPAPPSNTSSNSTPTVASANNTPTRGRSMSTGRDTLPPPPPPPGETMSSPPMNGSIPSHLLNRNGSRSNSPLPSHHSTPTPPNHSTQIGTDETDPAPQDLPPPPPTPDPTPPRPISPPCNIPPPPPPPPPPPVANGPSPPVPLTNGDIAKMIATNPPKLKPLKPLKNIVDGQLRKPVNPNIPLVDPRNDLLKAIRDGIKLRKVEKIEQKEVERVNALNDVASILARRVAVEFSDSDSASESECDSEGWGEQETNLA